One stretch of Vibrio kanaloae DNA includes these proteins:
- the tkt gene encoding transketolase, which produces MTQSRKHLANAIRALSMDGVQQANSGHPGAPMGMADIAEVLWRSHLNHNPANPEWADRDRFILSNGHGSMLIYSLLHLAGYELSIEDLKNFRQLHSKTPGHPEYGYAPGIETTTGPLGQGITNAVGMAMAEKALAAQFNKEGHDIVDHYTYAFMGDGCLMEGISHEACSLAGTLGLGKLVAFWDDNGISIDGEVEGWFSDDTPKRFEAYGWHVIPAVDGHDSDAINAAIEAAKADPRPTLICTKTVIGFGSPNKAGTHDCHGAPLGADEIAATRKQLGWEHGPFEIPSEVYAEWDAKEAGAAKEAAWNEKLAAYKAAYPELAAEFKRRVNGDLPAQWEEKASAIIADLQANPANIASRKASQNALEAFGAMLPEFMGGSADLAPSNLTMWSGSKSLEANDFSGNYIHYGVREFGMTAIMNGIALHGGFVPYGATFLMFMEYARNAMRMAALMKTQNIQVYTHDSIGLGEDGPTHQPVEQIASLRLTPNMSTWRPCDQVESAVAWKLAIERKDGPSALIFSRQNLAQQDRDAEQVANIAKGGYILKDCEGKPELILIATGSEVELAVNAAAELTAEGKKVRVVSMPATDAFDKQDAQYRESVLPSDVTARIAVEAGIADFWYKYVGFGGKIIGMTTFGESAPAGELFKMFGFTTENVVNTAKELLA; this is translated from the coding sequence ATGACTCAATCTAGAAAGCATCTTGCTAACGCTATTCGTGCTCTAAGCATGGACGGTGTTCAACAAGCAAACTCTGGTCACCCAGGCGCACCTATGGGTATGGCTGACATCGCTGAAGTTCTTTGGCGCTCTCACCTAAACCACAACCCAGCAAACCCTGAGTGGGCTGACCGCGACCGTTTTATCCTGTCTAACGGCCACGGCTCAATGCTGATTTACTCTCTGCTTCACCTAGCAGGTTACGAGCTTTCAATTGAAGACCTTAAGAACTTCCGTCAACTGCACTCTAAGACGCCAGGTCACCCAGAGTACGGTTACGCACCAGGTATCGAAACGACTACTGGTCCTTTAGGTCAAGGCATCACTAACGCTGTTGGTATGGCAATGGCTGAGAAAGCGCTTGCTGCTCAGTTCAACAAAGAAGGCCACGATATCGTAGACCACTACACTTATGCATTCATGGGTGATGGTTGTCTGATGGAAGGCATTTCTCACGAAGCCTGTTCTCTAGCAGGTACGCTTGGTCTTGGTAAGCTGGTTGCTTTCTGGGATGACAACGGCATCTCTATCGATGGTGAAGTTGAGGGTTGGTTCTCTGACGATACCCCTAAGCGTTTTGAAGCATACGGCTGGCACGTAATCCCAGCGGTAGATGGTCATGACTCTGACGCGATCAACGCAGCGATTGAAGCGGCTAAAGCGGATCCTCGTCCTACTCTTATCTGTACTAAAACAGTAATCGGATTTGGTTCTCCAAACAAAGCAGGTACGCACGACTGTCACGGTGCACCTTTAGGCGCTGACGAAATCGCAGCAACTCGTAAACAACTAGGTTGGGAGCACGGTCCTTTTGAAATTCCGTCGGAAGTTTACGCAGAGTGGGATGCGAAAGAAGCAGGCGCAGCTAAGGAAGCAGCGTGGAACGAGAAACTTGCAGCTTATAAAGCAGCATACCCTGAGCTGGCAGCTGAATTCAAACGCCGCGTAAACGGTGATCTTCCTGCACAGTGGGAAGAGAAAGCATCAGCAATTATCGCTGATCTTCAAGCTAACCCAGCAAACATCGCATCACGTAAAGCATCTCAAAATGCTCTAGAAGCGTTCGGTGCTATGCTACCTGAATTCATGGGCGGCTCTGCTGACCTTGCACCTTCTAACCTGACTATGTGGTCTGGTTCTAAGTCGCTTGAAGCGAACGACTTCTCTGGCAACTACATCCACTACGGTGTACGTGAATTCGGTATGACGGCTATCATGAACGGTATCGCTCTGCACGGTGGTTTCGTACCCTACGGCGCAACGTTCCTAATGTTCATGGAATACGCTCGTAACGCTATGCGTATGGCAGCTCTGATGAAAACTCAGAACATCCAAGTTTACACGCATGACTCTATCGGTCTTGGCGAAGATGGTCCAACCCACCAACCAGTTGAGCAGATCGCTTCTCTACGTCTAACGCCAAACATGAGCACATGGCGTCCATGTGACCAAGTTGAGTCTGCTGTGGCTTGGAAACTGGCAATCGAGCGTAAAGATGGTCCTTCTGCACTTATCTTCTCTCGTCAAAACCTTGCACAACAAGATCGTGACGCTGAGCAAGTAGCAAACATAGCTAAGGGTGGTTACATCCTGAAAGATTGTGAAGGCAAGCCAGAGCTTATCCTTATCGCTACTGGTTCTGAAGTTGAACTAGCGGTTAACGCTGCTGCTGAACTAACGGCTGAAGGTAAGAAAGTACGTGTAGTTTCTATGCCTGCTACTGACGCGTTCGACAAGCAAGACGCGCAGTACCGTGAGTCTGTACTTCCATCTGACGTAACTGCACGTATCGCTGTAGAAGCTGGCATCGCTGACTTCTGGTACAAGTACGTTGGTTTCGGTGGCAAGATCATCGGTATGACAACGTTCGGCGAGTCTGCACCAGCAGGTGAGCTATTCAAGATGTTCGGTTTCACTACTGAAAACGTAGTAAACACAGCGAAAGAGCTTCTAGCTTGA
- the tal gene encoding transaldolase codes for MSNKLEQLRKLTTVVADTGDIEAISKYTPEDATTNPSLILKAAQIAEYAPLIDASIEYAKAQSEDKAQQVQDTCDMLNVNIGKEILKVVPGRISTEVDARLSYDMEGSVAKARQLIKMYNDAGITNDRILIKLASTWEGIRAAEILEKEGINCNLTLLFSFAQARACAEAGVFLISPFVGRIMDWYKAKEGRDFEASEDPGVISVSDIYNYYKEHGYKTVVMGASFRNIGEILELAGCDRLTIAPQLLADLEAAEGEVVEKLIDSNGTKERPAAMTHAEFLWDHNQDPMAVEKLAEGIRNFAVDQGKLEDMIAAKL; via the coding sequence AGTACACTCCTGAAGATGCAACAACTAATCCATCTCTAATTCTTAAAGCCGCTCAAATTGCTGAGTACGCACCTCTAATCGATGCTTCTATCGAATACGCTAAAGCTCAAAGCGAAGACAAAGCACAACAAGTTCAAGATACTTGCGACATGCTTAACGTGAACATTGGTAAAGAAATCCTGAAAGTGGTACCTGGTCGCATCTCTACTGAAGTAGATGCTCGTCTTTCTTACGACATGGAAGGCAGCGTTGCTAAAGCGCGTCAGCTTATCAAAATGTACAACGACGCTGGCATCACTAACGACCGTATCCTTATCAAACTGGCTTCTACTTGGGAAGGCATCCGTGCAGCTGAAATCCTAGAGAAAGAAGGCATCAACTGTAACCTGACGCTTCTATTCTCTTTCGCTCAAGCACGTGCTTGTGCTGAAGCTGGCGTATTCCTTATCTCTCCTTTCGTTGGTCGCATCATGGACTGGTACAAAGCGAAAGAAGGTCGTGATTTCGAAGCTTCAGAAGATCCAGGCGTAATCTCTGTTTCAGACATCTACAACTACTACAAAGAGCACGGTTACAAGACAGTTGTTATGGGCGCAAGCTTCCGTAACATCGGCGAGATCCTTGAACTTGCTGGCTGTGACCGTCTAACTATCGCTCCTCAACTTCTAGCAGACCTAGAAGCAGCGGAAGGCGAAGTAGTAGAGAAGCTAATCGACTCTAACGGTACTAAAGAGCGTCCTGCTGCAATGACTCACGCTGAGTTCCTATGGGATCACAACCAAGACCCAATGGCTGTAGAGAAGCTAGCTGAAGGCATCCGCAACTTCGCCGTTGACCAAGGCAAACTAGAAGACATGATCGCAGCTAAGCTGTAA